One stretch of Paraburkholderia fungorum DNA includes these proteins:
- a CDS encoding phosphopantetheine-binding protein codes for MDSLKLEIKQLLIEALDLEDLSPADIDDDAPLFDTDGIGLDSIDALEIGIVLRKQYQLTIAANDERTREHFRSISTLAALVESQREAAQAVNETTKENGE; via the coding sequence ATGGATTCTTTAAAACTCGAAATTAAGCAGCTCCTGATCGAAGCCCTCGATCTCGAAGACCTGAGCCCGGCCGATATCGACGACGATGCGCCGTTGTTCGACACCGACGGTATCGGCCTCGATTCGATCGACGCGCTCGAGATCGGCATCGTGCTGCGCAAACAATATCAACTGACCATCGCAGCCAACGACGAACGCACGCGCGAACATTTCCGCTCGATCAGCACGCTGGCCGCGCTGGTCGAGAGTCAGCGCGAAGCGGCGCAGGCTGTGAACGAAACCACAAAAGAAAACGGGGAATAA
- a CDS encoding acyl carrier protein → MSDTEILERIRAIFEENFAIEPERVTPEAHLFEDLDLDSIDAVDLAIKLQEMTGRRIKPEEFKSVRTVGDVIAAVESLLAAQD, encoded by the coding sequence ATGTCCGATACCGAGATCCTTGAACGCATCCGCGCGATCTTCGAAGAAAACTTCGCCATCGAACCCGAGCGTGTCACGCCCGAGGCCCATCTGTTCGAAGACCTCGATCTCGACAGCATCGACGCCGTCGATCTCGCGATCAAATTGCAGGAAATGACCGGCCGCCGCATCAAGCCGGAAGAGTTCAAATCGGTACGCACGGTCGGCGACGTGATCGCTGCGGTCGAATCCCTGCTCGCGGCTCAGGACTGA